The following proteins come from a genomic window of Acipenser ruthenus chromosome 44, fAciRut3.2 maternal haplotype, whole genome shotgun sequence:
- the si:rp71-1c10.7 gene encoding uncharacterized protein si:rp71-1c10.7, translated as MDMKLFPWFLLLLVFVVSAQKQNYSQKCKQGEFWNADAVACIDCSICQTHPKTPSCDTCEQAPAPTFNVWMVVALVSLSLVVVITTVAVGMYVRQWREKRSTFLSEPVEETAGPLYPGP; from the exons ATGGATATGAAGCTGTTCCCCTGGTTCCTGCTTTTGCTCGTCTTTGTGGTCTCAGCCCAGAAGCAAAACTACA gtcAGAAATGCAAACAAGGCGAATTCTGGAATGCCGACGCAGTTGCATGTATAGACTGCAGTATATGTCAAACGCACCCAAAGACACCATCCTGCGATACAT GCGAGCAGGCGCCAGCCCCGACTTTCAACGTGTGGATGGTCGTGGCTTTGGTCAGCCTCTCTCTCGTGGTTGTCATAACGACGGTGGCAGTTGGGATGTACGTGCGGCAGTGGCGGGAAAAACGGAGCACGTTCCTCAGCG AACCCGTTGAAGAAACGGCAGGGCCGCTGTATCCAGGACCATAG